The genomic DNA ggccatccaggctggctgtcactcgctgccaggagctgctgtcccctgcgTGGTGGCTCTTCGGACAAAGGGGAAGGAAGCAAGGTCAGGTCTCATCCTCAAGCGTATCTGGCTCTTGGTGGGGGCAGGGTGGCCAcaagctggggacaggctggggacaggctggggacaggctggggacaggctggggacaaggctgggtggcacaCGGTGGGACATGGGGTTCTCAGGAGTGGGGGGCTCAGGGGAATGGGGGTCCCAGGGATGGGGGGACTCAGGGATGGGTGTCCCAGGGAAACGTGGGATCCAAGGATTTGGTGTCACGGGATGGGGGTCCTGGGAATGAGGTTGGGGAAATGGAGGGTTACGTGAGAATGGAGGGGGGTCCTGGGAGAATCAGGTTCCTGGAAAGCGAAAGGGGATTAAATGGGATGGAATCTGGGGAGAATATTCCTTGGGAATGGGGGCTCTGGTCCATGGAGGTCTTGGGGAGTGGCAGTCCTTGGAtggggctcccagggaggggGAACATAAAGAATGGGGTTCCCAATGCTGAGTTCCCAGGGGCATGAGGGtcccagggtgggcagtggcTGGGTGGGCCAgtgggctgcagctccttccctgggtgcctctgattttggggtgtcccagAGGCCCGCGCTAGACCCCGAGATGCTCATGGTTTTTGGGGGTCACAACAGGCAGAttctgaggggctctgggtctgtgtccctcctgccccccaggggcttttccctctcttcatGTCCATTTacttccctttttcctcagttttgcaTCTCTCAGTTTGTGGATTGATGatcctgcagagctcctgagcAGGGAATGGGTTGGGGAACACTGGGGAAAAGGGgttctgggctgcaggagcagatcTGGGGGTTGTGTGGGATGGGGGTGTCTGGCCGTGCGCCCCAACACTCACtttctctctcctgcagcagaagaaagaggCTGTTTGTGCTTTGGTCACACAGGGGTATGGGTTCTGTCCTAGGGGGGCTCATCCAGGGGGGTCTTGTCTTGTGGGAATGGCAGTTCCTGGGAGGGTTCCAGACCTCTCCATTCTCACTCATCCCCTGCAGTGTCTGAGCTGgcaagagcagctggggaatggagccccaggcaggaaggagctccCCAACTCCTCCTCCTGCAAGCCACTGGCCACCCAAGTGTGGGACCCAGCCAcggcccagccccactgcacagggatgggcattggccagccctgctctggccagccccagggggCAGCCAGCACCTGAGGTTGCCCCCTGCCCCCTTGGCTTGGACTGTGGCAGCtttagagctgctgcagaggtgagaaTTGCGTGGGGGAAAAAGGCCTGCCTGTGGcttgctcagccctgcaagAAGCACAGAAGCCAATGGCAGCCCaagcagtggctctgggagggCCTTTGATGGtttggagagcagggctggctggaaaccgcccctgcaggggcagctgtgagggaagCAGCCCGGAAATGCAGCAAGGGATCAGTTTGTCCCTCTCAGCAAGGGGCTGAGAGAGccccagaagtgctgcaaatGCAACAATAATCTGCTCAACCTGAGTGGACCCTGTCTCAAACCTGCAGCCCTTTGGAATGATCCAGAAAGAATACGCGTGTTTTGGCTGGACTgccagaagagaaggaaaagtgtGGAGTGAAAGGCAGAGGGGTTTCAGGAATTGTGGCATAAAGCCACGAGAGGTTCTGTAGTGACCCCGAGACTTGGTTGGGCAGTCGGTGCTGCCTTCCCTCTGTACAGGATTGGGGACTGCGGTCGTGGATgttgtgcagggctgtgcccagccctgggacactACTCAGCTGCCACTGGGCACTACGATCCGACCTGCTGCCTTGGCGGCTTCCACCCGCTGTCCGTGGAAGCTAAGAGGACCTCTTGGTGGCTGGGAGTTTGCCAAAGGAGCGATTTCCCCTCCTCAGTCCCGGCCGAGGCCGCCATCGGCCCTGAGACTTCGAGCTGGGCCTGGGGCGCCCCCTGCTGGATGGGACTGCTCCCTGCAGCGCCCCCTGCTGGCCGGGAGCGCTCCCTGCAGCGCCCCCTGCTGGCCGGGAGCGCTCCCTGCAGCGCCCCTGCTGGCCGGGAGCGCTCCCTGCAGCGCCCCCTGCTGGCCGGGAGCGCTCCCTGCAGCGCCCCCTGCTGGCCGGGACTGATCCCTGCAGCGCCCCCTGCTGGCCGGGACTGATCCCTGCAGCGCCCCCTGCTGGCCGGGAGCGCTCCCTGCAGCGCCCCCTGCTGGCCGGGAGCGCTCCCTGCAGCGCCCCCTGCTGGCCGGGAGCGCTCCCTGCAGCGCCCCCTGCTGGCCggcagggctccctgcagcgccccctgccggaCATGGTCATAATTCACCAAAGATGAAAAACCAGCCCTGGGCGGGAGGGAAAGTTCTGGGTTTCTGttcttgtttgttctgttttcttcaaaaaaatctttagtAAAGAGCTTTTATAGACcttcctgcattttttcctggaaaCCCCTAAAATTTTAGGCATGGGTTTTATATCCATTCCAGGACGGTTCTCCCTTTCCTTGGCAgacatttctcttttaaaacaaGACAGTTGCCAGCTCCTGGGTTCCAGCGTGGATGGGACAGACACTCCAAGTCAAAACACAGTAAGCCACAGGGCCACCCCACACTCTGCCTTTTAAGCCCTTGGGCCACCAAGGGCCCTCTCCCCAGGTGGGACTTCTGGTCACCTGGCCACTGAGAAGCACGGTCTGGCAAAGCGTCACATGGGGTTCTCAGGAGTGGGGGGCTCAAGGGCTTGGGGAGAAAGAGATGGGTGTCGAGGGGAatggggggtccctggggaatGAGGGGTCCTGAGCAGGGGGAGCCATGGGGATGGGGGTGCAATGGGAATgggggtccccagggctggggaactCAGGGAGGGGGGCCCAGGGGAACGTGGGCtccagggatttggggtcagTGCATGGggtgccagggatggggtggggggGGAATGGGGGGTCCTGGGAGAATCAAGGCCCTGAGGGATGAGGGATGGTAGGAGGTGGATTGAAGTCGGTTTATTGGGAATGGAAGGAAGGATCTGTGACCCAGGCTCAGCTCCATGGGGCACCCCCTGGTGTGACCACAGCCCGTCCCCTGCACACGGGGACATCCCAGAGCACCCCAGTGCGGGGGGACCCTGTTTGTGGGATCGGGGACCCCTGGTGTGCCGAGTGTGACCCATGGGGGGGTCCCGGTGACACAGACAGGATGGTGTTTCCATGGTAATGGGGCAGGGGGGGCAGAGTGATGGTGGCAGCATCCagtgagaggggacagggaccaggAATGGGGCCAGGGaccgggaatggggacagggaccaggaatgggattggggatggaaatggggagagggaaaggggacagggacaaggaatGGGACAGGGATTATGAGACAGGGACCGGGAATGGTGTCAGGGTCTGGGAATGGGACTTGGAATACAGGACTGGGAccaggaatgggacagggaTCAGGAATGGGATCCAgactgggatgggagcaggatAGGACTGGGAGTGTGGTGACATGGGAATGGGCAGGGGGCAAGGGgagtgacagcagggacagagggatcctggactggggacactgggaactGGGAGAAGCGGACATGGGGACCAGGGTATGGAGTCCTTGATCAGCATCCCCCACATCCCCTGGAAGATCCCTCCATGTTCCCCGTCCTTGTCTTAGTtcaacatctttatttttacccCGGTTTTGGGTGTTTCGAATGGACAAAGAGAACTGCAGAGAAAGTCCAGAGAAAGCTCCACGGGGAGCCAGAGAGATGTGGAGCCCCAAGGCAGGAATCTTCTCAACACGGATCACCGGCACCACGgatcaccagggctctgcccaccgGGGCTCACGGGGGATCATCCAGGGGGGATCCTGCACTcggggcactcacagggcttctCTTAGTGGTGCCTCCATTGGTGTTAGGTCaagccagagctccaggagaagctcttcccacactccccacactcgtagggcctctccccggtgtggatgcgctggTCCCTGATGAGGTTGGGGTtgtgcttgaagcccttcccgcagtcagggcagcggaagggcctctcatccgtgtgaatccGATGGTGCCTGAGGAGAAGGGAGCTGGTgtgaaacctcttcctgcattgATCACACccgtagggcctctcccctgtgtggctcctctggtgttTGATCAGTTTagagctctggctgaagctcttcccacactccacacactcgtagggccgttcccccATGTGGCTCCTCTGATGGACAACCAGGGTGGATTTctgcctgaagctcttcccacactccccactcttgtagggcctctccccggtgtggatgcgccggtgcctGACGAGGTTGGGGTTGTGcttgaagcccatcccgcagtcagggcagtggaagggcctctcatccgtgtgagTCTGCAGGTGCTTGGAGAGACGGGCGTTGGTggaaaacctcttcctgcactggtcacactcgtagggcctctcccctgTGTGGGTCCTCTGGTGGGCAGTCAGgtgggagctctggctgaagctcttcccgcactccccacactcgtagggccgaTCCCCCGTGTGGCTTCCCCAGTGGGAGGTGAGGTTGGATTTCCTGCTGAAGCTTTTCCCACACTTCTCACACTTGTAGGGCCGATCCCTcgtgtggctcctctggtgggCAGTCAGGTGGGAGCTCTGcctgaagctcttcctgcactccccacactcgtagggctgTTCTCCCGTGTGGATGACAAAGTGCTGGGTCAGGTGGTATCTCCACCTGAAGCTCTTCTCACACATTGAGCACTTGTAGGGCTTCTCCTCATCGTGAAGCTGCTCATGGACACCCAGATCCGAGCTCTGTCCACCTTCCTGGCCCAGGATGGGTCTTTCCTCCTCGGATCCCCGAGATCTgcgtttgcagcccctcctcatgaGGGATCTCCAGGGCTTTTCCTGCCCGATGGATTCCTGTGCCGTGGAGCCGCTCCAAACGGCCTCTCCCAccaggttctgctgctgggatttgtcctccctgggctccGTGCTCAGCTCCGTGTCTggaggaggaaggacaaggatgggatttgccagagggaaggggaaggagatcccCCCGTGCATCCCCAGCAGGACAgcgtcggcagcggggttgtcctgcagccagggccaggctgggctgggagatggagcaggagagagggggaaaggggcactgacttcctcctcacctgcctgcggCTCCCGggacatcttcctcttcctcgtggcatcctcctcctccatcagGCCAAGGTCTGGGGATGGGAAATCCTGGTTTGGGGGGGAAAACAGGGGCTGAGTGCGTTGGGTTTAGTGGTTCCCCTGCccaagggcagctgcagaagTCAGCGCCCCTTTCAGCCTCAGGGGGCCCGCACCCCGCTCATCTCCgggctccccagcccctccaggctgccGGGGTCCCCCGGCTCCGGGATCGCCCCTCTGCGCTCTCCCCGCTCCGGGAATCCCGCGGATCCCCAAACCCGAGATCCGGTACCGGGCCAGCGCCACGTGAGACCCCCCAAGACCCCTCCAGGGCCATTCCCGGCTCGGCTTTGGGGTCCTGCATGATCCAAACATCCCCTGCCCCGAAAAAAACCCACTCCTGGAGACCCCCCCCCGATGGATTTGGGGCGATCCCGCTCTCCCCGCTCTCCCCGCTCACCTGCGGGGTCCAGAGACGGGAAACTTCCTCGCGCTCcgcctcttctcctcctcctctttccctcttgtCCCCgcttctcctcttcctgccgctcctgcctttccttttcccccgtcctctgtccctcctcttcctcccactcctcctccgctcccagcccggcccgggcggggcCGACACCCAAAAGCAGCCGCGCTCTGCCCCGAGGCGGTTCCAaagcggccccgccccgcgcggcaCCGGGAGCGATCCTGGGAGCGACGGGAGCGATCGTGGGAGCAGCGGGAAGGAACCGGGAGCGCTTTCCCTCCCAGTGTGGCTtttactgggagcactgggagggaactgggagcaaacagcgccCGGAGGCGGCTGCAgccggcgaggggcggggccgagccAGGGAAtgagactgggaatgggatccgaactgggatgggagcaggatgggaccAAGAGTGGGGTGGCAGAGGAACAAGTGGGGAGTGTAGAGGACAAAAAAGTTAAGAAGTTGCTGTTAGACATTACTGTCAACACTTACCTTGTACCCCTGCTGTACCCCTACCCTTTTGTTGTTGTAGTAATTGTCTCTTGCAGCGTTCCTAGTTCCTTGTTTCTGTACCCTGTTAGGCCTTTGTGCCTTTGCTGTATCCTTACCTTGGTTGTTGTGTTCCCTGCCATGTTTCCTGTTCCTGGTTCCTATGCCCTGTTGGGCTCCACCTCCACTGCTCCCCAGTGTTTCCCATAGCAACCAGCAGCCTGCCCAGTAGGGTATTGAAGCTGACTCCCATGGGTCCGAGCAACAATCGTAAGTGGGACCACTGGATAAAAACCCCTGGAGCCAGCGAGCCAGCGCCCAAGCAGCAAAGCGGACCACACAGGGGTGCTGGCAGGACATTGAGCTATCTGTTGAGCCAATACAGTCACCTCGCCCCGACAACATAGAACTTGCTCAGTCACCCCCTAGACTGTCAGTGAGCCAAAGGAGAATAGTCACCTGCAGGACTCTCGCGAGGTCGGAGACCCTAGCTCTGCCTTCAGGCTAAGCTGTTTGAATCTTCTCCTCTGCATTCTTTCCAGAGAGCACTGGCAGTGAGTGCAACCCTTTGAGTCCCCACCCAGGATGattaataaaggcattttaaaaggagaagaagGTCTCCTTGCCCATTCTTAACATTTCTACGGACCCTTCTCCCACTCATTCCTTCCACTACAAGGCCTCTTCTCTCCGGACCCCCCAACCCTGGGACACCCCCATTCCTCTGGATCTCCATCCCTGGCTCCCAAAACCCCCTGAGGCCCCCACTCCTGAGAACCCCATGTCCCACTGtgtgccacccagccttgtCCCCATCCTGTCCTCACCCTGGATAAAGCTTGTCCCCAGCTTGTGGCTACCCTGCCCCCACCAAGAGCCAGATACACCTGAGGATGAGACCTGACCTCGCTTCCTTCCCCTTTTGTCAAAAGGTGAGGGAGTCCCTCAGAGGGACCcagctgcccctgtgccctctgcagcTAAACCACAGTGGCCACTAccgctgccagggctgggtgaACTCCAAGGTATCATGGGGGTGGCAGGAGTCAGCGCCGGTGATAGTGACAGTGCATGAGGAGCACCCCACACCTCACATATCAGCActaccacagccctgccccagcgAGTTGGGGTCACAaatccccctcccctctcttcCCTGAGCTCTTCTCGGTCCTGGTGCTGGAGGGTCCCCCAGAGGCCATCAAGGGGTCCCCCCTCAATCTCAGCTGCTTCAGtacccccagccccctgcggccccgagcccccctcCTGCACCTCTTCTACCGAGATGGGCAGTTGGTGGGGGGCCCGCAGGGGTCCCCGCAGCTCCTGTTGCCCGCCGTGGGGGTCTCCCACTCAGGGAATTACAGCTGCCAGGTGCGTTCCGAGGGGGGGGCCGTGCGGAAGAGCAGCGCCCGGCGGGGATGGGCACGGGGAGCCCCCAtagccctcccagctcccccatCCTTGCTCAACCCTCTGtctgcctccctgccttcccaggTCTCTCCCTTGGTCCTCCCATTaccttccctgcatccctcagtggttcccctcacccctccctgagtgcacCTCTCCCTTTCTGAGGTCCCTCCATTGTCCACAGGTCCCACCATCCCTGTCTGGGTCCCCAGAACCTTCCCTATGGTTCCCTTCAACCCTCTCCATCTGTCCCCTGGCTGAATCTTCCACCCTTCCCTGGGGTCCCTTCCACCTCTTTCCAATCCTCCCGCCCATCTCTGGGCCGCATTCTTCCTTACTTGAGTACCCCCACCCTTCTCTCATCCTCCCCCTCCCTGAGTCCTTCACTGTTCCTTGGTGTCCCCAACTCCTCCCatgtccccagtccctcctgtgtcccctcccacccACCGAGTCCCGCCctctggggtgtccctgtcagcacagccccccGGGGTACAGGTGGCTCTGGGGGACCacctggtgctgagctgcacgGTGGTGGCAGGGTCAGGTCCCCTGTCCTTCACCTGGCACTGGGGGGActtggggacactgctggccACAGGCCCCCACTGGGGCTGCACCACACTGGGACAGTGGCCACACCAGGGCTGGGCCAGTGACGGGACAGCGTGGCTGAGAGCCCCACATTGAACGTCACTGTCCTGGGCGAGAAGGACCCTTGGGGTGAGGGTGGTCCcagccacagcacccacagTTCCACACATTCCCATTCCACCTCAACCACCCCACACCAtacccagcccatcccaggtGACACCACCACTGGGTGTCACACACTGGGTGAAGGTGACCCTCTGACTCCAGGTGCCACCATGCAGACTCCCTCATTCCCCCACAGCAGGTGCCAGTCTTTCcccccagcctcagcccttTCCGTGTCCGCACAGTGCCCTTGGCCAATGCCACCATCACCCCCAGTTCCCTGTCACACCAGGTGCACACAGGTGACCCCGTGACCCTGCGCTGCTCGGTgcaggtgggctcagcccctgtcacCTTCACCTGGCTGCACAACAGGCAGGAGGTGGCCCGCGGTCCCATCCTGGAGCTTGGGGACGTCACTGTGGGACATTCGGGCACCTACCAATGCGTGGCCACcaaccagctgggacaggacgGGCACTGCGTGTTCCGGGCACTCAGCCCCGAGCTGGGCCTGGAGGTGACACCACAAGGACACTGGAACATAGGTGGGATCACACAGGGTCATTGGGATTGCAGGACCCCCAGAGTGACAGGTCACCCTGACATGTCCcttctgtccccagcagtggccACTGGGGTTGGCGGGTCCCTTCTCTTCCTGGTCCTGCTCGTGGGTGGAGTTGTTGGCTGGTGCCGGTGGAACCACATGGGTGGGTGACAATGGGGGCAACAGGGGCCCTGGGGAGGTTGGGTGCCACCGAGAATGTGGGGGTGAtgggcagcacccacagcccctgacGTGGGCAGTGCTGAGTGCTCCGGACCTTTACTCAGGGTCCTCAAAGATTTTGGGTTGTGCTGGAGAGTCCTGCAGGAATGTTGGGGGTTCCATCAGGCATTTTTGGGGAATTCAGAGGCTCCCATtctctgccaggctctgggtTCTGGGGCCTCAGGGTTTTGGGGGAAGTGGGGTGGTTCAGGGTTTCTGGTGAGCATCAGGGATTCTGGGGGGACCTGGGGGGAGTTGAGGACCTGGTGGTTCTTCTGGGGGCCCCTGGGACTCCAAAGTCATCCCTCCAGTTTTCCTTTGCAGCTGCCAGGAAGCACCAGGAAAGGTGAGTGCAGCCTCCAGCCATGACACACCTTTTACCCACACCCCCAGAACCTCCCATCCCCTTCCACACCCCCCCTTATTCCCACAGGGACCCCCCAGATTCCCTGGCACCCCCCGGGGACAATCCTCAGGCGACCTACATGGAGCTGAAAGGGCCACATGGGCAACTATGGGAACCCAATGACATCTATGAACATCTACAACAGAAGCTGTGACACCGTGGGAAGCAGGAGGCACTGGACAACACTGGGGGTGCTCCCACCATGGCTCCAGTGGTTGTCCATCCTTCCAAGGGAGGAGGTGATGAGTCAGGGCACCCTGTGCTCCCCATTTCCTCTCCCAGTACCCCCAGGGGCTCCCCCATCCCCTTCCCAGTACCTGCTGGGGCTCCCCAACCCCCATCCTAGTGCTCCGAGTGCCCTCAGTgacctccccctcctctccccgcAGTGCTCGCAGCACACCCAGGGGttccccattcccactcccactgcccctgtcccatcccactGTAAAAGAAGCAGTCAGGGAGGATTCTTTCTGATCAGTTTCTCGAATGAAAATGAAGCACAAACACGGCAATAT from Prinia subflava isolate CZ2003 ecotype Zambia chromosome 31, Cam_Psub_1.2, whole genome shotgun sequence includes the following:
- the LOC134562834 gene encoding zinc finger protein 436-like, whose product is MGVSFNTLLGRLLVAMGNTGEQWRWSPTGHRNQEQETWQGTQQPSSDPIPSLIPWLGPAPRRLQPPPGAVCSQFPPSAPSKSHTGRESAPGSFPLLPRSLPSLPGSLPVPRGAGPLWNRLGAERGCFWVSAPPGPGWERRRSGRKRRDRGRGKRKGRSGRKRRSGDKRERGGGEEAEREEVSRLWTPQDFPSPDLGLMEEEDATRKRKMSREPQADTELSTEPREDKSQQQNLVGEAVWSGSTAQESIGQEKPWRSLMRRGCKRRSRGSEEERPILGQEGGQSSDLGVHEQLHDEEKPYKCSMCEKSFRWRYHLTQHFVIHTGEQPYECGECRKSFRQSSHLTAHQRSHTRDRPYKCEKCGKSFSRKSNLTSHWGSHTGDRPYECGECGKSFSQSSHLTAHQRTHTGERPYECDQCRKRFSTNARLSKHLQTHTDERPFHCPDCGMGFKHNPNLVRHRRIHTGERPYKSGECGKSFRQKSTLVVHQRSHMGERPYECVECGKSFSQSSKLIKHQRSHTGERPYGCDQCRKRFHTSSLLLRHHRIHTDERPFRCPDCGKGFKHNPNLIRDQRIHTGERPYECGECGKSFSWSSGLT